One Microcaecilia unicolor chromosome 8, aMicUni1.1, whole genome shotgun sequence DNA window includes the following coding sequences:
- the LOC115476378 gene encoding uncharacterized protein LOC115476378, with translation MQKEVLTRGLSFVPSSRYDPFETRRGLYRFFRELRLRLYFGNSDDTNQEPIFPRTGHISRWVPPGIIDPMIQAFQKLVLYDLAKLEERRGNEWSNISGLQRRGIQELANNQNIVIQRADKGGSVVIMDRDKYKQEAIGQLGQDQYYILLDADPTKQLQSEIEIYVNEAAMKDILTKKEKQFLCHPCPAIPYIYFIPKIHKSTRDPPGRPIVSTKNSVLEPLSKYIDRILNPLVSRAESYVRDSMHYIQMLEQLEPTLNKKDLYMVGLDVVALYTNIPQDSAIQIACEQFENLHISQLKIEVLKQLLTWVVCHNYFKFEDLFYKQIKGVAMGASVAPSLACLYMMHFEKRYVYASRWFQYITSWKRYIDDVIMLWHGPMVELRLFLEYLNSVDSNIKFTSRIAQNEIEFLDIKIIRTKEKGFATTIFRKPTDRNVLLHYQSFHHQGLKKGIPVGQLLRLRRLCSSISEFKKQAAEMIERFRARGYPMKILKNAYKRALYAHRPWLMLPKSRSPSKALACVIPFSLKASNISSIIHKHWHVLSIHPEFREHPKVAYRRQANVGELLKKSKQREEEGRHSPCGRCVYCRFSLNTEKIGIPHSDKEFILRYNTNCNSSQVVYCIMCPCELYYIGHTKRPLKNRLAEHVSNLRLKKMMCPLVAHWYECNHTVDQLKCVILTQIPLDRSRGGDISSRLLAIEQRYIYTWQTVTPMGLNQEVEWI, from the coding sequence ATGCAGAAGGAGGTTTTGACTAGGGGATTATCCTTTGTTCCATCTAGCAGGTATGATCCCTTTGAAACCAGGCGGGGTTTATATCGCTTCTTTAGAGAACTTAGATTACGATTATATTTTGGCAATTCAGATGATACAAATCAAGAGCCCATATTTCCACGCACAGGTCATATCTCCAGGTGGGTACCCCCGGGAATAATAGACCCTATGATTCAAGCTTTTCAAAAATTGGTCTTATACGATCTTGCTAAAttagaggaaagaagggggaaCGAATGGAGTAATATTTCAGGGTTACAACGGCGTGGTATTCAAGAGCTGGCCAACAATCAGAATATAGTTATCCAAAGAGCCGACAAGGGGGGTTCCGTGGTGATTATGGACAGGGATAAATATAAACAAGAAGCGATTGGACAGTTGGGTCAAGACCAATATTATATATTGTTAGATGCTGACCCCACGAAACAATTACAATCAGAAATTGAGATATATGTGAATGAAGCAGCAATGAAAGATAttcttacaaaaaaagaaaaacaatttttgtgccatccatgtcctgctaTTCCTTATATCTACTTTATCCCTAAAATCCATAAATCTACCAGGGACCCTCCCGGCCGCCCAATAGTATCCACTAAGAACTCAGTATTAGAGCCTCTATCTAAATACATTGATAGGATATTGAACCCCCTGGTTTCGAGGGCAGAATCATACGTGAGAGATTCTATGCATTATATACAAATGCTTGAACAGCTAGAACCCACATTGAATAAAAAAGATCTTTACATGGTGGGGTTGGACGTAGTTGCCCTTTACACAAATATTCCCCAAGACAGCGCTATACAGATAGCATGTGAGCAATTTGAAAATCTCCACATTTCGCAGCTCAAAATTGAAGTATTGAAGCAATTATTAACGTGGGTGGTATGCCATAATTACTTCAAATTTGAAGATCTATTTTATAAACAGATAAAGGGGGTAGCTATGGGGGCAAGTGTTGCTCCGTCATTAGCATGCCTCTATATGATGCACTTTGAGAAAAGATATGTGTATGCGTCTAGATGGTTTCAATATATTACATCTTGGAAACGATATATTGATGATGTGATAATGTTGTGGCATGGCCCTATGGTAGAATTAAGGTTATTTCTGGAGTATTTAAATAGTGTAGATTCTAATATTAAATTCACTTCTCGAATAGCCCAAAATGAAATAGAGTTCCTTGATATTAAAATAAttagaacaaaagaaaaagggtTTGCGACTACTATTTTTCGCAAACCCACTGATCGCAACGTTTTGTTACATTATCAGAGTTTCCaccatcagggtttaaaaaaagggataCCGGTTGGTCAATTACTGCGTCTTCgacgattatgctcctctatctcagaattcaagaaacaggctgctgaaatgatagaaAGATTTAGAGCTCGGGGTTACCCAATGAAGATCCTTAAAAATGCATACAAAAGGGCATTATACGCCCACCGCCCCTGGTTAATGTTACCTAAGTCAAGATCTCCTTCGAAGGCATTGGCATGTGTTATTCCGTTTTCTTTAAAAGCATCTAATATTAGCAGTATTATACATAAGCACTGGCATGTTCTTTCGATACACCCAGAATTTAGGGAACACCCCAAAGTAGCTTATAGACGACAAGCTAATGTGGGAGAATTACTAAAGAAATCAAAACAAAGAGAGGAGGAAGGCAGACACTCCCCATGTGGGAGATGTGTATATTGCCGCTTTTCCCTAAACACTGAAAAGATTGGTATACCCCACAGTGATAAAGAATTCATATTAAGGTATAATACTAACTGCAATAGCTCCCAAGTGGTGTATTGCATTATGTGTCCTTGTGAACTTTATTATATAGGTCACACTAAACGTCCCTTAAAGAACAGACTAGCAGAGCATGTAAGTAATTTACGTTTGAAGAAAATGATGTGCCCTTTGGTTGCTCATTGGTATGAGTGTAATCACACTGTAGATCAGTTAAAGTGTGTGATACTAACACAAATTCCCCTAGACAGGAGCCGTGGGGGTGACATCAGTTCTAGATTGTTAGCCATAGAACAGAGATATATTTATACATGGCAAACAGTGACACCCATGGGGCTTAATCAAGAGGTAGAATGGATTTAA